CTCTCATCTCATCAATTTCACGAGCAGATATCACTACTATCTCATAGTCAAACATTTTTTTAAGCTTACGGGACAAAATAGTACGTCTATTTGGAGTTAATCTTTTCGAATCTTTAACACCCATACGTTCCAATACCTTTTCCATCTTTTCAGGAACAACAACACCCGCAATTACCATAGGTCCAAGAACAGAACCTCTGCCTGCTTCATCAATGCCTAAAATATCCATAAAAATCAATAAAAAAAAGAGAAATAAATAAAAATTTATTTATTTCATAGCTCTGAGACGAACTTCAGGTTCTAATGCAAGTGGTTCTGCAGCAACGATTGCAGTACCTTTTGCTACAACAGTCATCGGATCATCTGAAATTTCAATTGGAATTCCAATTTCATCGAAAATTCTTTCTTTCATTCCGCGAAGTCTGGAACTTCCCCCAACAGCAACTGCATTGTTATAAACACCCATCATTAATTCTGGAGATAATCTTTCCAATATTTCGTTTAAACCACCAACAATTTGTTGCATGTAAGGTTCAACTGCTTCAGCAACCAACATTGAATCAATAACAACTTTTTTAGGCCTATTATTTTCTAAAGATTTACCTATTATTTCAACACTTAAGTTTTCAAGTTGTTCACTGCAATGAACCATACCCACTTCGATTTTTGCAGATTCTGCATCATGAATACCAATAGCTACATCATATTTTTCAGCGACAAGTTCTACCAGTTTATTATCAATATCGTCACCACCGCATCTAACAGTTTCGATATCATTAATACCACCAAGAGAAATAATTACAATATCAGTTGAACCCGCACCAATATCTACAACCATGGTACCGTTTGGTTCTGCAATAGGTAATCCTGCACCAATAGCTGCAGCCAAACCTTCACTTATAACTAAAATATTTTGAGCTCCAGCTTTTCTGCCTATTTCTTCTGCAGCATTCTTTTCTACTTCAGATGCGTCACCAGGAATGCCAATAACAATTCTTCCAACACTTTCTCCTTCATTAATACCAATTTGCATTGCTTTAATGAGTAATGCTTGTGCTTGAACAACATTTTCAATTACACCTTTTTTCAAAGGTCTTACTGCCAAGATATCTTCAGGAGTTCTTCCAAGCATCCTTTTAGCTTCTTCACCAACAGCTAAAACTTCTGATGGATCATCTTTTTTAACTGCAACAACTGATGGAATTTGATATAAATCAAATTTATCCCCAGAAGGTTTTGCAATTACAGTGTTTAAAGTTCCTAAATCGATTCCTAAACTATTGCTAATGACACGGGTATTTTCTACTTGTGGTACTTCTTCATCTTTTCCAAAAATATTCATGATTATTCCTCCGTTACAATGTCTTTAAAATCTATAACGAAAATTTTATTAGATGTAGCTACACTTTGAAATCTACCAACATCCTCATCCTTTTCGATGGAAATGACTACGGTAGTTAACACAACTTCATTTGCATTATAAAATGGTTTCAAAGCAGATTTAATGAAATTTGGTAATCTAACGTCATTATTTATATCAACATCAATGAAACTAGTAGTTTGAGATTTTTGAAGAATTTTAAATCGGATTCTTGATTTTTCAATCCTGGAAAATGTCTGTTTAAGCACATCATCCGGAGAAACTAGAATCATTAAATTTGATTCATTAGACAAATAGCTGCGAGGTATTTGAACATAAGCTCCGCCACATTGTCTTGCATGCTCCCTGAATTCATTAATTACAATAGAATTTCCGTAAAGCATTAGGAAATCAAATTTCTTATCCAATTTACCATTTTTTAATATAGCATGTTCCCTAAATAAAATTTTAATGCTGGCATTGGACAATATGGCCCTGTAAGCCATTTCATCAACCAAATCAACATTACCTGCAATAACACACCAAGTTTTTTCAACTTTAAAGTCACTATCAGAAGTAACCCTTGCAGCTTGCCTAAGAACACGTATATTATCTTCAATCATTTAACTACTCACAATACAATCAATATAAATCATGAAAACTATAAATAAGCAACTAATACAATTTAAAATAATATTTAAAGCCCTAATAAGCCTTTAAATAAAATACATCATAGCCACTTATTAACAGTCTAACATTTAATATTTATTAAGAATATTATTATATATATTTTATCTTTCAAGGTTAATTTTACAATTTCAATTAATAAATACCAATTTTTTTAATCAAACTAAATAATGACAATAGAATATTGAAAAAAGATATCATATAATAAGCAAAATTTAAAAAAATGAAAAATTTAACAAAGTCCAATAAAAATAACAATTATAAGTAATTAAATACAAATATAAGTAAAAATAAGGTAAAATCAAAGATAAACTTAATAAGATATGAACTAAAAAATAATACTGGAGATAACATGAAAATTGAAGATACATCTATGAAAAAATTTATAGCAATATCTGATATAATATCATTGTTAAATATGAGTTGTGGTTTTTTTTCAATTATATGTTCAATAAACCATAATTTTGAATTAGCCGCACTTTTTATGATATTTGCAATCATGTTTGACTCAGTAGATGGTTGGGTAGCAAGAAAAACAAACAGAAATGATGAATTAGATTTTGGAAAAAACATCGATTCATTATCTGATGCCATATCTTTTGGTGCAGCACCTGCGGCATTTGTTTATTCAACTATTAACACCACTTCAATTATTCTTCAACCATTAGTAATCATTGTAAGTTTATTAATTGTAATTTGTGGAGTTTTAAGATTAACAAGATATAATGTAATTGCAGACAAAATCCAAACAAAAGATTTTATAGGCTTTCCAATTCCTGGAATTGCATTCCTATTGGCTACATATTATTTAAGCGGACTCTATAATATGTATCTAACATTGATTTTAAGTACTGTTGTTTCTTTGATAATGATTAGTACAGTTAGATATCCGAAATTTGATAATGTTCCTACACTCGCAGTATCCTGCGTATTAATAATATTATTAATCTTACCTGTAAAATTCGTATTGTATGGAGTAAACATACCTGCATTATTACTGTTAATTTTCTGCTTATACTACCTTATAATTAATTTAATTAAAAATTTCTTAAATTAATACCATCTACTTTTAATTAACCATTAGGAGTAGAACCATGACCCAAGAAAAACGAGACCCATTATTTCCAAAGGGTTTTGAGAAAACGGAAGATCTTAAAAAGCAATATGCTGAAGAAACTCTCAAAAAACCTGCAAAGAAAGATGAATTAAGTCCTTTAAAAAAATTAAATCATAAGATTGGGGTTTATCTAAGTCCGAAAACAACAAAAATAAGTGATGATGAGCAAAAAAGGAAAATCGGAATTATTATTACCACTTTAATTCTAATCACATTAGTCATAACATCATATTATTTTTTAATCTATCAGCCACAGCAGGAAAATCTATCCCTTATGAAAACCACAAAATTAAATGAACTCCATGATCTGTACTCCGGACCGTTAGTGACCTCACCAAATGCGGCAACATTAGAAAGCAAAATTAACGATGCCCGAAGCACTGGCGAACTGGAAAGTGTTAACATATTAGCTCCGGCAAGTAAAGATTGGAAATCTTACCAAATAAAATCGATTAACTCCAACATGGACAAGTATAAACGAATAATGGCAGTATATTCAAATGAAAGCAAAGACATAATGATGAACGAAGACGAAGCGATAAAAATCGTTAATGAAAATGATGCCCACGTTTTATCAAAAATTAAATTTGAAACACCCAACACAGTATCAGTACCAATATTGATTTCAAGACTTCAGGCAGGAGCAGGTTTAATTAATGTTGGAAGTGTTGTTGACGTGTATTTAAATTCAAATTACACAAATGAAACTAATGAAGGTAATTCAACACCCAATATAAGTGGATGCACTGTTCTTTCAATAATGAGGTATGAAGAGAACGGAGAAATTGATTCAGAATATTCCAAATCAAAAGTTAATGTCAAAGGTAATGATACATATCCCCGGGAAAACACAAAAAGTTTTTCATCAAACGTATTGGAGCTTCTGAAAGGTTCAATCATTAAAGGATACAGTGAAGAGGAAACAGTTGAAATGCTTAGAGACTATGGAATTAAACTGTCAAATTATGAAAGACAAATCAATTTAGGAGATTTGGATGCCCAATACATGCTTCTGATTGAAACACCCCAAGATAAAGTCAATTTCGTGTTGAACAACATGGAAAATATTGTATTGACAATTCCAACTTCAAAAGCTCCAAAATGGATGGTTGATGAAATACAATATACGTACAATAATTAAAAAAATTATTATATGAGATTATAACATAAAGGATATTATGAGTAAACATATTATTTCAACAGTGATTGTTATTATATGCATATTAATAATTGGATTATATGCATTGGGAGAAGTGAACTACTTCGCATCTAAAATTGCTGTAGAAAGAAATTTGGAAGAACCCACTGTAGTAATACCTTCAGTTGGAATTAATGAAAAAATTAATAACGTGTCATTATCTCAAGGAGTATTCCATGAACCAAATTCCTATACTCCAACACAGGGAGACGTATTGGTATTTGGACATAGAACCCTGCAAGGTTCGCCATTTTTAAGGCTCAATGAATTATCTGCAGGCGATACAATACTTTTAGAATGGCCAGGCATAGGTGAGGTAAAATATACTGTTGCAAGTTCAACAATTGTTCCTGCAGACTACCAGCTTAATGCTGTAGAAGGCGGAAATAAATTATATCTGATTACATGCGACCCTATTGGATCAACTGAAAACAGATTGATTATCGAAGGAACATTAAGCGAAACCAATCCTATAAATGATGTGATTCTCAAACAAAATCCTCAAGAGTCAAATGCATTAATCATAACTGGAATATTTTTAGTTGTGGGATTGATATTCAGTTATTTCTATCCAAAAGAACATAGACTTTACATACTAGCCACAGTTCTGATTATAACTGCAATATTGTTCTACTGTTGTATCAATCCAGTATCCTCACAGGCAATCTATGACAGGATAATCTTTTTAAATGGGGGATCACATTGGATGTAGATAAAGAATACTTTTCAAATATAACTACAAGAGAAAGAGCTATATTTGAAGGAGCTATAAGCATGGGAGCTTTATTCCACCAATTCGTGGGAACTCCCGTGAATAAAAATACAAAAAATAGCTTGGAAACAAGTATGGAAGAATCCTTAAAACTACAGCCGGCAATTGAAGACGTTGATGTTACCATCAGATTCGATAAGCTTGAAGAGTCAATGACAGAATTCGAATACACTTCACTTACCGGAGACATGCTAGATGTTAAAATTTACACAAAAGTGGATAATGTCCAGGCCACAATAAGAATTGAGTTTATTGAAGAACTCAATTATCCTTTAATGTATGTTGAAGACATAATAGAAGATTAGAAATTAATATATTTCTTTTAAATCTTCTAATAATTCTTTAATATGATTCTTTTTAATATGATTCATTAAAACTATTCTAATAGCTACAGGACATTTAGCTACAGAAACTTTCCAATTTTTTTCTTCTAATTTTTCAGCAAGTAAATTAGTGTCCATATCTGGATGATTAAAAGCAACAATATTCAATTCAGGTTTGCAAACAACTTCATAACCTAGTTCATTTAAACCATCATAGAGCAATTTGGTATTTTCCATCAATTCTTCTGCAATTTTACAATAACCCTGTTTACCGAAATATTTCATTATTGCATAAGTAGCTACAGCAGAAGCCCCTAAACGTGTTCCTACAATTGTTGATTGAGTTTTAACAGTCAAATAAGGGGAATCAACAGCCATTACTTCAAGATATTCTTCTTTTCTGAAAATTATGCCCCCTGCAGGAATTGGAGCGAGACCCATTTTATGAGGATCAACAGTTATTGAACAAACACCAGGAAGTGAAAAATCAAAAACAGGCAAATCATGACCTAATTTTC
This region of uncultured Methanobrevibacter sp. genomic DNA includes:
- a CDS encoding rod shape-determining protein — encoded protein: MNIFGKDEEVPQVENTRVISNSLGIDLGTLNTVIAKPSGDKFDLYQIPSVVAVKKDDPSEVLAVGEEAKRMLGRTPEDILAVRPLKKGVIENVVQAQALLIKAMQIGINEGESVGRIVIGIPGDASEVEKNAAEEIGRKAGAQNILVISEGLAAAIGAGLPIAEPNGTMVVDIGAGSTDIVIISLGGINDIETVRCGGDDIDNKLVELVAEKYDVAIGIHDAESAKIEVGMVHCSEQLENLSVEIIGKSLENNRPKKVVIDSMLVAEAVEPYMQQIVGGLNEILERLSPELMMGVYNNAVAVGGSSRLRGMKERIFDEIGIPIEISDDPMTVVAKGTAIVAAEPLALEPEVRLRAMK
- a CDS encoding dihydroneopterin aldolase family protein; the encoded protein is MDVDKEYFSNITTRERAIFEGAISMGALFHQFVGTPVNKNTKNSLETSMEESLKLQPAIEDVDVTIRFDKLEESMTEFEYTSLTGDMLDVKIYTKVDNVQATIRIEFIEELNYPLMYVEDIIED
- a CDS encoding class E sortase; translated protein: MSKHIISTVIVIICILIIGLYALGEVNYFASKIAVERNLEEPTVVIPSVGINEKINNVSLSQGVFHEPNSYTPTQGDVLVFGHRTLQGSPFLRLNELSAGDTILLEWPGIGEVKYTVASSTIVPADYQLNAVEGGNKLYLITCDPIGSTENRLIIEGTLSETNPINDVILKQNPQESNALIITGIFLVVGLIFSYFYPKEHRLYILATVLIITAILFYCCINPVSSQAIYDRIIFLNGGSHWM
- a CDS encoding archaetidylserine synthase, coding for MKIEDTSMKKFIAISDIISLLNMSCGFFSIICSINHNFELAALFMIFAIMFDSVDGWVARKTNRNDELDFGKNIDSLSDAISFGAAPAAFVYSTINTTSIILQPLVIIVSLLIVICGVLRLTRYNVIADKIQTKDFIGFPIPGIAFLLATYYLSGLYNMYLTLILSTVVSLIMISTVRYPKFDNVPTLAVSCVLIILLILPVKFVLYGVNIPALLLLIFCLYYLIINLIKNFLN